Proteins from one Sabethes cyaneus chromosome 2, idSabCyanKW18_F2, whole genome shotgun sequence genomic window:
- the LOC128733699 gene encoding uncharacterized protein LOC128733699, whose product MTDVSGQLPLVIVESEYSFRQGECFDTYEQFLEKLERHSANDLVYYWRRDSRTIEGAALKTARPIADALRYYSVRYSCIFGGQRFETKSTGMKKMRSSLRNDCPAYIALRASKCGQQLVVMAASNVHNHEISQELIKNLAHKKKLSAEMKEEVMTLLFHNIDKKLIKEYVYLKEGKDLTTKDLFNIAASLRKSSRIQQLLTNTKTGSELTAELKKYIQEKKIDQLAIEQKAVEPELDSFGETETLEEHLEEEDINENLCEAGGSSSELIEEKPISTEIDGVKVEYLIDVQNDVSAEPIKTVLTVENRKRSRWKSASCFACGSNNRLVKAKLDVLRARRDKLRQQTEILRLEKQKLQLELQLMHKNLRHHKV is encoded by the exons ATGACGGATGTTAGTGGCCAGCTACCACTGGTGATAGTCGAAAGCGAATACAGCTTCCGGCAGGGCGAATGTTTTGATACGTACGAACAATTTCTGGAAAAACTGGAACGACACAGCGCTAATGACTTGGTATACTACTGGCGGCGCGATTCGCGAACCATCGAAGGGGCAGCCCTCAAAACTGCCCGTCCCATCGCCGACGCGCTTCGGTACTACTCGGTGCGGTACTCCTGTATTTTTGGCGGACAACGCTTCGAAACGAAATCTACCGGAATGAAAAAAAT GCGATCTTCATTGCGGAATGATTGTCCTGCCTATATAGCTCTACGTGCATCTAAGTGTGGACAACAGCTTGTCGTAATGGCTGCATCGAACGTTCACAACCATGAGATTAGTCAAGAGCTGATTAAAAATCTGGCCCACAAAAAGAAGCTTTCGGCGGAAATGAAAGAGGAAGTGATGACGCTTCTTTTCCATAACATCGATAAAAAGTTGATAAAAGAATACGTTTATCTTAAAGAAGGTAAAGATCTTACTACGAAGGATCTATTCAACATAGCAGCATCGCTGCGAAAGAGTTCCCGCATTCAACAGTTGCTAACAAATACGAAAACTGGATCTGAGCTTACAGCTGAGTTGAAAAAATACattcaagagaaaaaaattgaccAATTAGCTATAGAACAGAAAGCTGTTGAACCAGAGCTTGACAGTTTTGGTGAAACAGAAACACTCGAGGAACATCTAGAAGAGGAAGATATCAACGAAAATCTGTGCGAAGCAGGCGGAAGCTCGTCGGAGTTGATAGAGGAAAAACCAATATCAACGGAAATAGACGGTGTTAAGGTGGAATACCTGATTGATGTACAAAATGACGTTTCCGCAGAGCCGATTAAAACCGTTCTTACCGTTGAGAACAGAAAACGCTCAAGATGGAAATCGGCATCCTGCTTCGCATGCGGTTCAAACAATCGGTTAGTGAAAGCTAAATTAGACGTTCTCCGAGCCCGCAGAGATAAACTTCGACAGCAAACCGAAATACTACGGCTGGAGAAGCAAAAACTACAATTGGAGTTGCAATTAATGCACAAGAATTTACGACATCACAAAGTTTAA
- the LOC128733703 gene encoding uncharacterized protein LOC128733703, with protein sequence MGKITGNSQITYVELRYCPVFCLLMDTTDQTMEDDLNKLSASVISNLDKINSILCTGRLDSKLLSHSSLPDQLLAMSQQEWIPSSDARSVDSSDRLQAEDVDAIFNKIRHRSSNVGSARQNRNQATKKAIPLQQSRILNETNLANSQSGSLTDLSDGAGKMKGIDVETLVKSLKQSAALLSCIENRSLEQIDFERVERFNKRECAKVCDIIHQIDVMVQDFQKFVTSERDSDNEKKELLSERIVGLLRDLSETMSQVIFIKNNEYVPDMSRSFDLDSFPLAECLDDVTENIRQKKLYQ encoded by the exons ATGGGTAAAATTACCGGAAATTCACAAATTACTTACGTTGAGCTGCGTTATTGTcctgtgttttgtttactaaTGGATACCACCGACCAAACTATGGAGGATGATCTAAATAAGCTGTCGGCAAGTGTGATTTCGAATTTAGACAAAATCAATTCCATTCTTTGCACCGGTCGCTTGGATTCTAAGTTGCTATCACACTCGAGCTTGCCCGATCAGTTGCTTGCTATGTCACAACAGGAATGGATCCCGAGTTCGGATGCACGTTCGGTTGATTCCAGCGATCGTCTTCAAGCGGAAGATGTTGATGCCATTTTCAACAAAATTCGACATCGCTCTTCAAATGTCGGATCAGCTCGCCAGAATCGAAACCAGGCCACGAAAAAGGCTATCCCTTTGCAACAATCTCGCATTTTGAACGAAACTAATCTGGCAAATAGCCAGTCTGGATCGCTAACTGATCTGAGTGATGGTGCTGGGAAAATGAAGGGCATCGACGTCGAAACGCTCGTAAAATCTTTGAAACAATCCGCTGCCCTGTTGAGTTGCATCGAAAACCGATCTTTAGAACAAATCGATTTCGAACGAGTGGAACGTTTCAACAAACGAGAATGTGCAAAAGTTTGCGATATTATCCATCAAATCGACGTAATGGTGCAAGATTTTCAAAAGTTCGTCACGAGCGAACGCGATTCAGACAATGAAAAGAAAGAGTTACTTTCCGAGCGAATCGTCGGATTATTAAGAGATCTGTCGGAG ACAATGTCGCAGGTAATATTTATTAAGAACAACGAATATGTTCCGGATATGAGCCGATCCTTCGATTTGGACTCTTTCCCATTGGCTGAATGTCTCGATGATGTGACTGAGAATATTCGGCAGAAAAAACTATACCAATAA